TCCCCGCCGCCTGGGAGACAATCTGCTCGGTGTGCCGTTCGTTGCCGGTTTTCACATAAATCATGGTGGCACCGGCGCCGATTAGCCGCACGAGCCCCGTTACGGTCAGATTTTCCACAAATCCCCCTTCTTCCGCCCCCTGACGCGAACTCTTCAGGACAAACAGTTTACCCCACAAATACCACTTGCGCCGGCAATCACAAAGATAACTTTTCCCTTCATTTTTTACGGGATACGCCGATACGGTACATAAGCAGGGATGTGCCCAGGGACATGGGAAGGCATTCCGGATATTTTTCCGGAACAGCGACGAAAGGAGTCGGCAATGAGGATCGCGGGATCGGACATCACCTTGGCAAGCCAGCATGTATCGGTGGAGCGGTACGAACGGAAGGAGTCCCTTAAGCTCTGGATCGGGGATCAGCGGCCCGATTTCGAGGGGAAGGGGATCATCGACACCGTCACCCTCTCGAACCGGGGCCGCGCCGACGAGGCCCACGCCCGCAACGAGCTTCGCGACGAAGCAGAAGGGACAGAAAAGACGGAAGGGCTCGGCCCCAGAGACGAAGAAAGCCTCGAACCACGCCTGGAACTCCTCAAGACCCTTATCGAAAAGATGACCGGCAAGAAGATACGGGTGTACAGCCTGAAGGACGGCCAGTGCGCCGACCCCCTCCCCGAGGAATGCAGCAAGGCTAAGGAAACGCCACAGGAGAACCGGCGGGCCGGTTGGGGGATGGAATACGACTTCTACGAATCCCGCTACGAATTCGAGAGCACCGGCTTTGAGGCCACTGGAGTGATAAAGACCGCTGACGGCATGGAAATCGCCTTCGACCTTGGACTCATCATGGAGCGGGAGCAGTTCAGCGAAACGAGCGTAAGCCTGAGGGCCGGCGATGCGGTGAAGAAAGACCCCCTGGTCATAAACTTCAACGGAACCGCAGCGGAACTCACCGACCTGCGCTTCAGTTTCGACATCGACGCCGACGGAACCACCGACCAGATCGCAACCCTCGGCGGCGGAAGCGGCTACCTTGCCCTGGATCGCAACGGCGACGGCGTCATCAACGACGGCAGCGAACTCTTCGGCCCCACCACCGGCGAAGGTTTCGCCGAACTGGCCGCCTTCGACGAAGACGGCAACGGCTGGATCGACGAGGGGGACGCCGTATTCTCCCGGCTCGCCACCTGGTCGGGGGGGAGCGACGGCACGCTCACGAGCCTCAAGGATTCAGGAGTCGGCGCCATCAGCCTGGGCAACGTTGCTACTCCCTTCGACCTGAAGGGGGCGGACAACGCCCTGCTTGGGTCGGTCAGAACTACCGGCATCTATGTGAAGGAGAACGGTGTCGTGGGCACGGTGCAGCAGATCGACCTGGCCGTTTAAAGAGGCAACATGCCGGCGGCAGGGGAGCATGCAGGAATTCCCTGTCTCTCACAGACCAAGCCGCAGTTCGGGGACTGCTTCGCGGAGGGCAGGGCAAAGCTGAAGGTGCTTCCTGCGCCTATCTCGGACTCGCACCAGATGCGGCCTCCGAGCCGACGCACGAGGGTTTTCACACAGGCGAGCCCCATCCCCTCCCCCGGCACGTCCTGCCTGCCGGCCCGGCGGAATAGCTCGAACACCCGCGGTATGTCCTCGGCCCTGATCCCGCGCCCATTATCCCTGACATGAAAGAGGCATTCCTCGCCCGACTCTTCCGACCAGACGTGCAGACGACCCTCCCTACCGGCCTCCAGGTACTTGAGGGCATTGTCCAGAAGATTCCCCATTATTTGCTCCATGGCAAGCCGGTCCGCGGTGATGACGGGAAGAGTCCCGATCTCGACCATTGCCCGGCTTGTTTCTATCTGATGTGCCAGCGAATTGAGGATTGAGCGGACGATTGCGCCCATGTCAACCAACTCCGCATGAAGCTCCCTGCGGCCCAGCCGCGACTGGTTGAGGATGGCAGTAATGAGCGTGTCCATACGCTGGGAAGATGAATTGATAAAACCAACGGCCTCGTCGATATCCTGCTCGAAGATCCGCTGGATCCGCTCGCGGGATGCCAGATCGATGGTCGGGGCAAGCGCGGCGACGATACCCTTGAGTTCGTCCACAGCCGCAGACAGCTCATGGGAGAACCCCTTGATGCTTACCAGCGGCGCCCGCAGGTCGTGGGATACAATATAGGCGAAATCTTTCAAGTCCTCGTTGATCTGCTCCAGCTCGGTCGCATACTTGCGGAGCGTGTCCTCATGCTGCCTGCGCTCCGTGATGTCCCGGAAAATTCCCCGCGAGGCCTTCGGATTGCCGTCGACGATATTGCAGTTAATGCTTCCTTCAACGAGAATGGAGCGCCCATCCTTGGCCACAAAACGGGTCTCTACACCTTCGAGGCTCTCACCTTCCATGATCCGGCGGAATTCGCACATGCAATGCGCCAGGCTCTCAGGGTGGATTATCCGGTCAATGGTCATCCCTTTCACTTCCTGCTCGCTGTAGCCGAGCGTTTCCCGCCAGGCCCGATTCACGTAAAGGATCTCCCCCGATGGCGATACGCTCTGGATCAGATCTGTGGCGTTTTCAAAGAGATCCTTGTAGCGAGCCTCGCTCTCGCGCAGTGCTTCGTCCGCCCTCATCCGTTCAAGCTCGGCCCCGGCCCTCACGGCGAATATCCGCAAAAGGAAACGATGGCTCTCATCGTCGCCCATGGGTTTGTCATCCATCACCGCAAGGTGGCCGACGGTATTGCCGCGGGAATCTAGCAGCGGCACCCCAAGGAAACTCTCTACGCACATTCGGTTCAGGATCTCCGCACCAGGGTAGATGGAGCCGAAGTTGCCGGCATGAAACAGAACATCTCCGTCATTGGTTACCCGCCCACAAGGAGTGCCCTCCAAGGGCATCTCCAGGTTGGCGCAATAGCCATTGCCGGTCCAGAACGCCAGGGTGCGGATCCGCCGGGGAGAGTCCCCCATGATGCGCGTTACCGAGGCAAACCGGGTCCCGAGAGCTGACGAAAGCCTCCTGACCAGGGAGCGGAAGAATTCCTCTCCGGTGACCGACGCCGTTCCTTCGGTGAGATAACGGAGCATCTCTTCGGCCCACTTGCGCTCGGAAATGTCGATGAAGCTTTCAATTAGAAGCTTCTTACCCAGATAGTTGACCGGAACCGCCGATTTCAGGATCGGGATGGAAGTTCCATCGTACCGGAGCAACTGCCGCTCCGAATTATCTATCTCCTCGCGCAGATCCGTTATGGGGCAGGCCCCCTGGGCAGCCACGCAGACGAACTTGTGGCAGACCCGGTCCACCACGAGCCCTTTGGGGGCACCGATCATGGCCAGCGCAAAGGAGTTGGCATCAACGATCGTATGGGTTTCGGGGTCGATGACGAGTATCCCCGCGTGGATGGAATCCAGAATGTTCTTGAGGTGCTGCTCGCTCTCCCGCAGGGTCTGCTCTGCCCTTTTCCTCTCACTGATGTCCACCGCCACGAAGACTGTCCCCTGGAAAGAACCGTCCGGATTGAACATCGGCGACAAGGAGAGAAGTACTGGAATCCGATGCCCGTCCCTGCTTTGGAAGGTGAACTCGACGGGAGACATGCCGATGGATGCCACGAACTCCTTGAGGCCCTGCGTACGCAAGCACTCCTTGTCCCGTTCCCGGGCGAACAGAAAACCGACCTGCCCGCCGAGCAACTGCTCTTCATCGTAGCCGAGCATGGCCAATGCGGCCCGGTTCACCCGGTGGATGGAGGCTTCGGTGTCGACCACCACCAGGAAGTCGCTCATGCTGTCTATGATATTGTCTACGTAGTCGCGGGAAACCGTGGTTTCCCGGAACCCCTCCACCATGGCCCTGAACGAGGCCTTGAGGGAACCTATTTCATCGCTGTCATCGGAAGGGGAGAGCGTGGAAAGGTCCAGGGTTCCCCGGGCAAAAGAAGTCACCATGCCCCGCAACTCATCGAGGGGGCGAATAAGGAGACGGTTGGCCACGAAGGTTATGGCCGGCACCGCCAGCAGCACCACCGTACCGAAAAGCACAAAGAGATAGAGTGATGTGTCCCTGGCAAGTTCGCGGTTGCGCTGGATCTC
The nucleotide sequence above comes from Geobacter benzoatilyticus. Encoded proteins:
- a CDS encoding PAS domain S-box protein: MKLPRSIRTKVWLCVLVAFVGYLVATLSSYYSNFHFSQNLDHLRRVDFPLALKGGEVLNRYRKQLRLYEDAFVTGERDYALRANETGREIVTDLAWMVELSREHADHRYGDVHGLKSHYEAYFREASALYPRAVGGADALLNVEIARLGADGRSILVDFERVARGYISSVEYEIQRNRELARDTSLYLFVLFGTVVLLAVPAITFVANRLLIRPLDELRGMVTSFARGTLDLSTLSPSDDSDEIGSLKASFRAMVEGFRETTVSRDYVDNIIDSMSDFLVVVDTEASIHRVNRAALAMLGYDEEQLLGGQVGFLFARERDKECLRTQGLKEFVASIGMSPVEFTFQSRDGHRIPVLLSLSPMFNPDGSFQGTVFVAVDISERKRAEQTLRESEQHLKNILDSIHAGILVIDPETHTIVDANSFALAMIGAPKGLVVDRVCHKFVCVAAQGACPITDLREEIDNSERQLLRYDGTSIPILKSAVPVNYLGKKLLIESFIDISERKWAEEMLRYLTEGTASVTGEEFFRSLVRRLSSALGTRFASVTRIMGDSPRRIRTLAFWTGNGYCANLEMPLEGTPCGRVTNDGDVLFHAGNFGSIYPGAEILNRMCVESFLGVPLLDSRGNTVGHLAVMDDKPMGDDESHRFLLRIFAVRAGAELERMRADEALRESEARYKDLFENATDLIQSVSPSGEILYVNRAWRETLGYSEQEVKGMTIDRIIHPESLAHCMCEFRRIMEGESLEGVETRFVAKDGRSILVEGSINCNIVDGNPKASRGIFRDITERRQHEDTLRKYATELEQINEDLKDFAYIVSHDLRAPLVSIKGFSHELSAAVDELKGIVAALAPTIDLASRERIQRIFEQDIDEAVGFINSSSQRMDTLITAILNQSRLGRRELHAELVDMGAIVRSILNSLAHQIETSRAMVEIGTLPVITADRLAMEQIMGNLLDNALKYLEAGREGRLHVWSEESGEECLFHVRDNGRGIRAEDIPRVFELFRRAGRQDVPGEGMGLACVKTLVRRLGGRIWCESEIGAGSTFSFALPSAKQSPNCGLVCERQGIPACSPAAGMLPL